One genomic segment of Drosophila melanogaster chromosome 3R includes these proteins:
- the Nrx-1 gene encoding neurexin 1, isoform F, producing the protein MKAPHSATYQDNYADAAMTARTRPSMDMDQQRNRNQAELRLLPAQRTSTSAFESPDLRFNKARRRRRSEQVPPVVVEYRRSYRVLIVSALLVSLAASFVTLSAGFQLDGSQNSFYTFRKWYTGLNGTLELEFKTEQPNGLVLYTDDGGTYDFFELKLVEGALRLRYNLGGGAQIITVGRELHDGHWHKVQVLRNDEQTSLIVDGVSQQRSTKGKEFQFGKFASNSDVYVGGMPNWYSSKLALLALPSVIFEPRFRGAIRNLVYADQPGGSTRRQEIKQQRDIKCGDVPCDHGELPARERPLRGVRGGNTTDACERNDPCQHGGICISTDSGPICECRNLEYDGQYCEKEKAPSEATFRGTQFLSYDLGQTGAEPIVSAQDAISFYFRTRQPNGLLFYTGHGTDYLNLALRDGGVSLTMGLANGKQEMHIKPSKVRFDDHQWHKVTVHRRIQEISSITSFCRLVTVVDDVYTDHSHIAGKFTMLSSSRVYVGGAVNPRALLGARVHTNFVGCLRKVEFSADTLNLNLIDLAKSGSKLIQVAGNLEYQCPSGDPQDPVTFTTRESHLVLPPWETGKQSSISFKFRTKEPNGIIVLATGSKQPRAKNPVLIAIELLNGHIYIHLDLGSGASKVRASRRRVDDGDWHDLILRRNGRDAKVSVDGVWNDFRTPGDGTILELDGHMYLGGVGPAYNSVSWPAAIWTATLRQGFVGCLRDLVLSGKAIDIAAFARVQDSASVKPSCHVQANVCNGNPCLNGGTCLEGWNRPICDCSATLYGGPTCGRELATLAFNGSQHMTIWLGNGQGTKTQTEELVIRFKTSRPAGLLLLTSAESNSPDRLEIALVAGRVRASVRLSDREKNLLAGQSVLNDNNWHTIRFSRRASNLRLQVDGAPPVRGMLSETILGRHSTMEIRSVHLGGLFHAEEEIQMTSTMPNFVGQMQGLVFNGQRYLDIVKSLGPELSALPSATFKLTARFVNSPAGQPYHAATFRSKHSYVGLAMLKAYNSISIDFRFKTVEPNGLLVFNGGRRNDFVAVELVNGHIHYTFDLGDGPVTMRDKSRIHMNDNRWHQVSIRRPGPKTHTLTVDDSFEIISLTGNNMHLELAGILYIGGVFKDMYSKLPASISSRSGFEGCLASLDLGDASPSLTSDAVVPSSLVVSGCEGPTKCSQNACANRGNCVQQWNAYACECDMTSYTGPTCYDESIAYEFGNNKGMVQYTFPENAQADTEEDNIALGFITTRPDAVLLRVESATTQDYMELEIVEGNIFMVYNIGSVDLPLGEIGTKVNDNAYHVVRFQRKGGNATLQLDDYNVQALTPQSHHSTVFNTMSNVQVGGKFSRNGRNRIERPFAGVIAGLSVNKLRILDLAVERDPHITIRGDVQLVTGVLDRNDLQRMQQTLNSTRQTPASGYPGALDDLIFSGAGSGCRGDDEDECTPPFESGSGDDLITPVYVPPTKQTTTSQQGNSLSTGGSSSGGVITNGTERACDDEDCVHGSGDYGETTEQFTSTSTARGSESNNEMVTITTTGRSDVTTEQHQGSSSSSSSGSTPSYATTQSSSSSSSGGSAASTPGQVSTTSSVATSSTQRATSSSTSTSSSTTSTTTTTTTTQATPPPEIRSTVTERETTPYDIYIAGGGMGGSGRNDHDRMQLPDEHHPLPPLPPPIPPQDPPPYGPYGGNTYNTNMNNYRPKGKGGRINSIEEERTAMIIGIVAGILIAVVLVILLVLWLKSNGDRGYKTESEKAAAYGSHNPNAALLGNTSTNGSYHQQRQHHMHGGGGGGGAGQQQHHAQQQMHNGHNGNGNGGGGGGGGMMSSGSGSLGYGSDGRPQMAGLVQPKAKKRDSKDVKEWYV; encoded by the exons ATGAAGGCGCCACATAGTGCAACATATCAGGATAACTATGCTGATGCGGCCATGACAGCCAGGACACGGCCAAGCATGGACATGGATCAGCAGCGAAATCGAAATCAGGCGGAGCTGAGGCTCCTGCCCGCCCAGCGCACCTCCACCTCCGCCTTTGAATCCCCCGACTTGCGGTTCAACAAGGCTCGCCGCCGGCGGAGAAGCGAGCAAGTGCCTCCCGTGGTCGTGGAATACCGTCGCTCCTACCGCGTGCTCATCGTCAGCGCCCTGCTGGTCAGTCTGGCGGCCAGTTTCGTGACGCTCAGCGCCGGATTCCAGCTAGATGGATCGCAAAACTCCTTCTACACCTTCCGCAAGTGGTACACCGGACTGAATGGGACCCTCGAACTGGAGTTCAAAACGGAACAGCCCAACGGATTGGTTCTCTACACCGACGACGGCGGCACCTACGACTTCTTCGAACTGAAGCTGGTGGAAGGAGCACTGCGGCTGAGATATAACCTTGGTGGCGGAGCTCAAATCATCACCGTGGGTCGGGAACTGCACGACGGCCACTGGCACAAGGTGCAGGTCCTGCGGAACGATGAGCAGACATCGCTCATCGTGGACGGCGTCTCCCAGCAGCGATCGACCAAGGGGAAGGAGTTCCAGTTCGGCAAGTTCGCGAGCAACTCGGACGTCTATGTGGGCGGTATGCCCAACTGGTACAGCAGCAAGCTGGCCCTGCTCGCCCTGCCATCCGTTATCTTCGAACCGCGTTTCCGTGGCGCCATCCGCAATCTGGTCTACGCGGACCAGCCGGGCGGCTCCACCAGGCGCCAGGAGATCAAGCAGCAGCGCGACATCAAGTGCGGCGATGTGCCCTGCGATCACGGAGAGCTGCCCGCCCGTGAAAGGCCGCTCAGG GGTGTTCGGGGTGGCAACACAACCGATGCCTGTGAACGGAATGATCCTTGCCAGCACGGCGGCATCTGCATATCCACTGATTCCGGTCCAATTTGCGAGTGTCGAAACCTCGAGTACGATGGCCAGTATTGTGAGAAGGAGAAGGCGCCATCGGAAGCAACGTTCCGCGGTACACAGTTCCTCTCCTACGACTTGGGCCAGACGGGCGCCGAGCCGATAGTGAGCGCCCAGGATGCCATATCCTTCTATTTTCGCACCCGCCAGCCGAACGGTCTGCTTTTCTACACTGGCCACGGCACGGACTATCTAAATCTGGCGCTGCGTGATGGAGGCGTCTCCCTGACCATGGGTCTGGCTAATGGCAAGCAGGAGATGCACATAAAGCCCTCAAAGGTGCGCTTCGACGACCACCAGTGGCACAAAGTCACCGTGCACCGTCGCATTCAGGAGATCTCCTCCATAACCAGCTTCTGTCGG CTGGTTACCGTGGTGGATGATGTCTATACGGATCACTCCCACATTGCTGGCAAGTTCACCATGCTCTCCTCCTCGCGGGTTTACGTTGGTGGTGCTGTTAATCCTCGAGCGCTTTTGGGTGCCCGTGTGCACACTAACTTCGTGGGCTGCCTGCGCAAGGTGGAGTTCTCAGCGGATACGCTTAATCTGAACCTCATAGACCTGGCCAAGAGCGGTTCCAAGCTGATCCAGGTTGCTGGCAATCTGGAATATCAGTGCCCCAGTGGCGATCCACAGGATCCCGTGACCTTCACCACTCGCGAATCGCATTTG GTCCTTCCTCCCTGGGAAACTGGCAAGCAGAGTTCTATAAGCTTCAAATTTCGCACCAAAGAACCGAATGGCATCATTGTCCTGGCCACAGGATCCAAGCAACCACGGGCCAAAAAC CCCGTTTTGATTGCCATTGAGCTGCTGAATGGGCACATCTACATCCATTTGGACCTCGGATCCGGAGCCTCCAAGGTGCGAGCCTCGCGACGTCGCGTGGACGATGGCGACTGGCATGACCTGATTCTTCGGCGGAATGGACGCGACGCCAAGGTGAGCGTGGATGGGGTGTGGAACGACTTCCGGACGCCCGGTGACGGCACCATCCTCGAGCTGGACGGGCACATGTACCTGGGCGGAGTGGGTCCCGCCTACAATAGCGTGTCCTGGCCGGCGGCCATTTGGACGGCCACGCTGCGCCAGGGATTCGTAGGCTGTTTGCGTGACCTGGTGCTGAGTGGCAAGGCGATCGATATAGCGGCATTTGCACGTGTCCAGGATTCGG CCTCCGTGAAGCCATCATGCCATGTGCAGGCCAACGTTTGCAACGGCAATCCCTGCCTGAACGGAGGCACCTGCCTGGAGGGCTGGAATCGACCTATTTGCGACTGCTCGGCCACGCTGTACGGAGGACCCACCTGTGGACGGGAACTCGCCACGCTGGCCTTCAACGGCAGCCAGCACATGACCATCTGGCTGGGCAATGGACAAGGCACCAAGACGCAGACCGAGGAGCTGGTCATCCGCTTCAAGACCTCGCGTCCGGCAGGACTCCTGCTGTTGACCAGCGCGGAGTCCAACTCGCCGGATCGTCTGGAGATCGCTCTGGTGGCGGGAAGGGTGCGGGCCAGTGTGCGGTTGAGCGATCGTGAGAAG AACTTGCTGGCCGGCCAGTCGGTGCTCAACGACAACAACTGGCACACGATCCGCTTCTCGCGCAGAGCCTCCAATCTGCGGCTGCAAGTCGACGGGGCTCCCCCCGTCAGGGGTATGTTAT CCGAAACGATTCTGGGTCGCCACAGTACCATGGAGATTCGCTCGGTTCACCTGGGTGGTCTCTTCCACGCCGAGGAGGAGATCCAGATGACCTCCACCATGCCGAACTTTGTGGGTCAGATGCAGGGCTTGGTGTTCAATGGCCAGCG CTATTTGGATATTGTCAAGAGTCTGGGACCGGAGCTCTCGGCTCTGCCCAGTGCCACCTTCAAGTTGACTGCCCGCTTCGTGAACTCTCCGGCCGGACAGCCCTACCATGCAGCCACGTTCCGCTCCAAGCACTCATACGTGGGTCTGGCCATGTTGAAGGCCTACAACAGCATTTCCATTGATTTCCGCTTCAAGACCGTGGAACCCAATGGTCTGCTCGTCTTCAATGGCGGACGACGCAACGATTTCGTGGCAGTGGAACTGGTCAATGGTCACATCCACTACACTTTCGATCTGGGAGATGGTCCAGTGACGATGAGGGACAAGTCGCGCATCCACATGAACGACAACCGCTGGCATCAGGTCAGCATCAGGCGCCCGGGACCCAAGACGCATACCCTAACCGTGGATGACTCCTTCGAGATTATCAGTCTGACTGGAAACAATATGCACTTGGAGCTGGCGGGTATCCTGTACATCGGAGGCGTCTTCAAGGACATGTACTCGAAGCTGCCGGCCTCGATCTCGTCGAGGTCCGGATTCGAAGGCTGTCTGGCATCCCTGGACCTGGGCGATGCCTCTCCCTCGCTGACCAGCGATGCAGTGGTGCCCAGCTCACTGGTGGTCAGTGGCTGCGAGGGACCCACCAAGTGTAGCCAGAATGCGTGCGCCAACCGAGGAAACTGCGTGCAGCAATGGAATGCCTATGCCTGCGAATGTGACATGACTTCCTACACAGGACCCACTTGCTATGATG AATCGATTGCCTACGAATTTGGCAACAACAAGGGCATGGTGCAATACACATTCCCGGAAAACGCACAAGCTGACACGGAGGAGGATAATATAGCACTGGGCTTCATAACCACCAGGCCGGATGCAGTGCTACTGCGGGTGGAGAGTGCCACCACGCAGGACTATATGGAGCTGGAGATAGTGGAGGGCAACATCTTCATGGTGTACAACATTGGAAGCGTCGATTTGCCGCTGGGCGAGATCGGAACGAAGGTCAACGACAACGCCTACCATGTGGTGCGGTTCCAGCGCAAGGGAGGCAATGCCACGCTCCAACTGGACGACTACAATGTGCAGGCACTGACGCCACAGA GCCACCACTCCACCGTGTTCAATACCATGTCCAACGTTCAGGTCGGCGGCAAGTTCAGCCGGAACGGTCGCAATCGAATCGAGCGGCCGTTCGCCGGCGTGATTGCCGGACTTTCGGTGAACAAGTTACGCATCTTGGACTTGGCCGTCGAACGCGACCCCCATATCACCATCCGTGGAGATGTTCAATTGGTAACTGGAGTATTAGATAGAAATGATCTGCAGAGAATGCAGCAG ACTTTGAACTCTACTCGACAGACGCCGGCGAGTGGTTATCCGGGTGCGCTGGACGATCTGATCTTCTCGGGAGCCGGATCCGGATGTCGCGGCGACGACGAGGACGAGTGCACGCCGCCATTCGAATCGGGTAGCGGGGATGATCTCATAACACCGGTCTACGTGCCGCCCACCAAGCAGACAACCACGTCCCAGCAGGGGAATAGCTTGAGTACCGGcgggagcagcagcggcggtgTCATCACCAATGGCACGGAGCGTGCCTGCGACGACGAGGATTGCGTCCATGGATCCGGGGATTACGGCGAGACCACGGAACAGTTCACCTCGACGAGCACCGCCCGCGGTTCAG AGTCCAACAACGAGATGGTGACCATTACCACCACGGGACGCAGCGATGTGACCACGGAGCAGCACCAaggcagcagtagcagcagtagcagcggCAGCACTCCGTCCTACGCAACCACGCAgtcgagcagcagcagcagcagcggcggatCGGCAGCCAGCACGCCGGGTCAGGTGAGCACGACCAGCAGCGTGGCCACATCGTCCACGCAACGGGCGActagcagcagcaccagcacgAGCAGCAGTACAACTTCGACGACCACGACAACGACCACCACTCAAGCCACACCGCCACCGGAGATCCGGAGTACGGTCACCGAGCGGGAAACCACGCCCTATGATATTTATATAGCTGGTGGCGGCATGGGTGGGTCCGGGCGAAATGATCACGATCGCATGCAGCTGCCGGACGagcaccacccactgccacCGTTGCCGCCACCCATTCCGCCGCAAGATCCACCTCCGTACGGACCTTATGGCGGCAACACGTACAACACCAACATGAACAACTACCGTCCAAAGGGTAAGGGCGGCAGAATTAACTCGATCGAGGAGGAGCGTACCGCCATGATAATCGGCATAGTGGCGGGCATACTGATCGCAGTGGTGCTGGTCATCCTGCTGGTCCTGTGGCTCAAGTCGAATGGCGATCGTGGCTACAAGACGGAGAGCGAGAAGGCGGCCGCCTACGGTTCCCACAATCCGAATGCTGCACTCCTGGGAAATACTAGCACCAATGGATCGTACcaccagcagcggcagcacCATATGCATGGTggcggaggcggtggaggtgcagggcaacagcagcatcatgCCCAACAGCAGATGCACAATGGGCACAATGGTAATGGAAATggaggaggcggcggcggtggcggcatGATGTCCAGCGGAAGTGGGTCACTTGGCTATGGCAGCGATGGGCGACCCCAGATGGCGGGCCTGGTGCAGCCGAAGGCCAAGAAACGCGACTCCAAGGACGTCAAGGAGTGGTATGTGTAA
- the Nrx-1 gene encoding neurexin 1, isoform E: MKAPHSATYQDNYADAAMTARTRPSMDMDQQRNRNQAELRLLPAQRTSTSAFESPDLRFNKARRRRRSEQVPPVVVEYRRSYRVLIVSALLVSLAASFVTLSAGFQLDGSQNSFYTFRKWYTGLNGTLELEFKTEQPNGLVLYTDDGGTYDFFELKLVEGALRLRYNLGGGAQIITVGRELHDGHWHKVQVLRNDEQTSLIVDGVSQQRSTKGKEFQFGKFASNSDVYVGGMPNWYSSKLALLALPSVIFEPRFRGAIRNLVYADQPGGSTRRQEIKQQRDIKCGDVPCDHGELPARERPLRGVRGGNTTDACERNDPCQHGGICISTDSGPICECRNLEYDGQYCEKEKAPSEATFRGTQFLSYDLGQTGAEPIVSAQDAISFYFRTRQPNGLLFYTGHGTDYLNLALRDGGVSLTMGLANGKQEMHIKPSKVRFDDHQWHKVTVHRRIQEISSITSFCRLVTVVDDVYTDHSHIAGKFTMLSSSRVYVGGAVNPRALLGARVHTNFVGCLRKVEFSADTLNLNLIDLAKSGSKLIQVAGNLEYQCPSGDPQDPVTFTTRESHLVLPPWETGKQSSISFKFRTKEPNGIIVLATGSKQPRAKNPVLIAIELLNGHIYIHLDLGSGASKVRASRRRVDDGDWHDLILRRNGRDAKVSVDGVWNDFRTPGDGTILELDGHMYLGGVGPAYNSVSWPAAIWTATLRQGFVGCLRDLVLSGKAIDIAAFARVQDSASVKPSCHVQANVCNGNPCLNGGTCLEGWNRPICDCSATLYGGPTCGRELATLAFNGSQHMTIWLGNGQGTKTQTEELVIRFKTSRPAGLLLLTSAESNSPDRLEIALVAGRVRASVRLSDREKNLLAGQSVLNDNNWHTIRFSRRASNLRLQVDGAPPVRGMLSETILGRHSTMEIRSVHLGGLFHAEEEIQMTSTMPNFVGQMQGLVFNGQRYLDIVKSLGPELSALPSATFKLTARFVNSPAGQPYHAATFRSKHSYVGLAMLKAYNSISIDFRFKTVEPNGLLVFNGGRRNDFVAVELVNGHIHYTFDLGDGPVTMRDKSRIHMNDNRWHQVSIRRPGPKTHTLTVDDSFEIISLTGNNMHLELAGILYIGGVFKDMYSKLPASISSRSGFEGCLASLDLGDASPSLTSDAVVPSSLVVSGCEGPTKCSQNACANRGNCVQQWNAYACECDMTSYTGPTCYDESIAYEFGNNKGMVQYTFPENAQADTEEDNIALGFITTRPDAVLLRVESATTQDYMELEIVEGNIFMVYNIGSVDLPLGEIGTKVNDNAYHVVRFQRKGGNATLQLDDYNVQALTPQSHHSTVFNTMSNVQVGGKFSRNGRNRIERPFAGVIAGLSVNKLRILDLAVERDPHITIRGDVQLTPASGYPGALDDLIFSGAGSGCRGDDEDECTPPFESGSGDDLITPVYVPPTKQTTTSQQGNSLSTGGSSSGGVITNGTERACDDEDCVHGSGDYGETTEQFTSTSTARGSESNNEMVTITTTGRSDVTTEQHQGSSSSSSSGSTPSYATTQSSSSSSSGGSAASTPGQVSTTSSVATSSTQRATSSSTSTSSSTTSTTTTTTTTQATPPPEIRSTVTERETTPYDIYIAGGGMGGSGRNDHDRMQLPDEHHPLPPLPPPIPPQDPPPYGPYGGNTYNTNMNNYRPKGKGGRINSIEEERTAMIIGIVAGILIAVVLVILLVLWLKSNGDRGYKTESEKAAAYGSHNPNAALLGNTSTNGSYHQQRQHHMHGGGGGGGAGQQQHHAQQQMHNGHNGNGNGGGGGGGGMMSSGSGSLGYGSDGRPQMAGLVQPKAKKRDSKDVKEWYV, from the exons ATGAAGGCGCCACATAGTGCAACATATCAGGATAACTATGCTGATGCGGCCATGACAGCCAGGACACGGCCAAGCATGGACATGGATCAGCAGCGAAATCGAAATCAGGCGGAGCTGAGGCTCCTGCCCGCCCAGCGCACCTCCACCTCCGCCTTTGAATCCCCCGACTTGCGGTTCAACAAGGCTCGCCGCCGGCGGAGAAGCGAGCAAGTGCCTCCCGTGGTCGTGGAATACCGTCGCTCCTACCGCGTGCTCATCGTCAGCGCCCTGCTGGTCAGTCTGGCGGCCAGTTTCGTGACGCTCAGCGCCGGATTCCAGCTAGATGGATCGCAAAACTCCTTCTACACCTTCCGCAAGTGGTACACCGGACTGAATGGGACCCTCGAACTGGAGTTCAAAACGGAACAGCCCAACGGATTGGTTCTCTACACCGACGACGGCGGCACCTACGACTTCTTCGAACTGAAGCTGGTGGAAGGAGCACTGCGGCTGAGATATAACCTTGGTGGCGGAGCTCAAATCATCACCGTGGGTCGGGAACTGCACGACGGCCACTGGCACAAGGTGCAGGTCCTGCGGAACGATGAGCAGACATCGCTCATCGTGGACGGCGTCTCCCAGCAGCGATCGACCAAGGGGAAGGAGTTCCAGTTCGGCAAGTTCGCGAGCAACTCGGACGTCTATGTGGGCGGTATGCCCAACTGGTACAGCAGCAAGCTGGCCCTGCTCGCCCTGCCATCCGTTATCTTCGAACCGCGTTTCCGTGGCGCCATCCGCAATCTGGTCTACGCGGACCAGCCGGGCGGCTCCACCAGGCGCCAGGAGATCAAGCAGCAGCGCGACATCAAGTGCGGCGATGTGCCCTGCGATCACGGAGAGCTGCCCGCCCGTGAAAGGCCGCTCAGG GGTGTTCGGGGTGGCAACACAACCGATGCCTGTGAACGGAATGATCCTTGCCAGCACGGCGGCATCTGCATATCCACTGATTCCGGTCCAATTTGCGAGTGTCGAAACCTCGAGTACGATGGCCAGTATTGTGAGAAGGAGAAGGCGCCATCGGAAGCAACGTTCCGCGGTACACAGTTCCTCTCCTACGACTTGGGCCAGACGGGCGCCGAGCCGATAGTGAGCGCCCAGGATGCCATATCCTTCTATTTTCGCACCCGCCAGCCGAACGGTCTGCTTTTCTACACTGGCCACGGCACGGACTATCTAAATCTGGCGCTGCGTGATGGAGGCGTCTCCCTGACCATGGGTCTGGCTAATGGCAAGCAGGAGATGCACATAAAGCCCTCAAAGGTGCGCTTCGACGACCACCAGTGGCACAAAGTCACCGTGCACCGTCGCATTCAGGAGATCTCCTCCATAACCAGCTTCTGTCGG CTGGTTACCGTGGTGGATGATGTCTATACGGATCACTCCCACATTGCTGGCAAGTTCACCATGCTCTCCTCCTCGCGGGTTTACGTTGGTGGTGCTGTTAATCCTCGAGCGCTTTTGGGTGCCCGTGTGCACACTAACTTCGTGGGCTGCCTGCGCAAGGTGGAGTTCTCAGCGGATACGCTTAATCTGAACCTCATAGACCTGGCCAAGAGCGGTTCCAAGCTGATCCAGGTTGCTGGCAATCTGGAATATCAGTGCCCCAGTGGCGATCCACAGGATCCCGTGACCTTCACCACTCGCGAATCGCATTTG GTCCTTCCTCCCTGGGAAACTGGCAAGCAGAGTTCTATAAGCTTCAAATTTCGCACCAAAGAACCGAATGGCATCATTGTCCTGGCCACAGGATCCAAGCAACCACGGGCCAAAAAC CCCGTTTTGATTGCCATTGAGCTGCTGAATGGGCACATCTACATCCATTTGGACCTCGGATCCGGAGCCTCCAAGGTGCGAGCCTCGCGACGTCGCGTGGACGATGGCGACTGGCATGACCTGATTCTTCGGCGGAATGGACGCGACGCCAAGGTGAGCGTGGATGGGGTGTGGAACGACTTCCGGACGCCCGGTGACGGCACCATCCTCGAGCTGGACGGGCACATGTACCTGGGCGGAGTGGGTCCCGCCTACAATAGCGTGTCCTGGCCGGCGGCCATTTGGACGGCCACGCTGCGCCAGGGATTCGTAGGCTGTTTGCGTGACCTGGTGCTGAGTGGCAAGGCGATCGATATAGCGGCATTTGCACGTGTCCAGGATTCGG CCTCCGTGAAGCCATCATGCCATGTGCAGGCCAACGTTTGCAACGGCAATCCCTGCCTGAACGGAGGCACCTGCCTGGAGGGCTGGAATCGACCTATTTGCGACTGCTCGGCCACGCTGTACGGAGGACCCACCTGTGGACGGGAACTCGCCACGCTGGCCTTCAACGGCAGCCAGCACATGACCATCTGGCTGGGCAATGGACAAGGCACCAAGACGCAGACCGAGGAGCTGGTCATCCGCTTCAAGACCTCGCGTCCGGCAGGACTCCTGCTGTTGACCAGCGCGGAGTCCAACTCGCCGGATCGTCTGGAGATCGCTCTGGTGGCGGGAAGGGTGCGGGCCAGTGTGCGGTTGAGCGATCGTGAGAAG AACTTGCTGGCCGGCCAGTCGGTGCTCAACGACAACAACTGGCACACGATCCGCTTCTCGCGCAGAGCCTCCAATCTGCGGCTGCAAGTCGACGGGGCTCCCCCCGTCAGGGGTATGTTAT CCGAAACGATTCTGGGTCGCCACAGTACCATGGAGATTCGCTCGGTTCACCTGGGTGGTCTCTTCCACGCCGAGGAGGAGATCCAGATGACCTCCACCATGCCGAACTTTGTGGGTCAGATGCAGGGCTTGGTGTTCAATGGCCAGCG CTATTTGGATATTGTCAAGAGTCTGGGACCGGAGCTCTCGGCTCTGCCCAGTGCCACCTTCAAGTTGACTGCCCGCTTCGTGAACTCTCCGGCCGGACAGCCCTACCATGCAGCCACGTTCCGCTCCAAGCACTCATACGTGGGTCTGGCCATGTTGAAGGCCTACAACAGCATTTCCATTGATTTCCGCTTCAAGACCGTGGAACCCAATGGTCTGCTCGTCTTCAATGGCGGACGACGCAACGATTTCGTGGCAGTGGAACTGGTCAATGGTCACATCCACTACACTTTCGATCTGGGAGATGGTCCAGTGACGATGAGGGACAAGTCGCGCATCCACATGAACGACAACCGCTGGCATCAGGTCAGCATCAGGCGCCCGGGACCCAAGACGCATACCCTAACCGTGGATGACTCCTTCGAGATTATCAGTCTGACTGGAAACAATATGCACTTGGAGCTGGCGGGTATCCTGTACATCGGAGGCGTCTTCAAGGACATGTACTCGAAGCTGCCGGCCTCGATCTCGTCGAGGTCCGGATTCGAAGGCTGTCTGGCATCCCTGGACCTGGGCGATGCCTCTCCCTCGCTGACCAGCGATGCAGTGGTGCCCAGCTCACTGGTGGTCAGTGGCTGCGAGGGACCCACCAAGTGTAGCCAGAATGCGTGCGCCAACCGAGGAAACTGCGTGCAGCAATGGAATGCCTATGCCTGCGAATGTGACATGACTTCCTACACAGGACCCACTTGCTATGATG AATCGATTGCCTACGAATTTGGCAACAACAAGGGCATGGTGCAATACACATTCCCGGAAAACGCACAAGCTGACACGGAGGAGGATAATATAGCACTGGGCTTCATAACCACCAGGCCGGATGCAGTGCTACTGCGGGTGGAGAGTGCCACCACGCAGGACTATATGGAGCTGGAGATAGTGGAGGGCAACATCTTCATGGTGTACAACATTGGAAGCGTCGATTTGCCGCTGGGCGAGATCGGAACGAAGGTCAACGACAACGCCTACCATGTGGTGCGGTTCCAGCGCAAGGGAGGCAATGCCACGCTCCAACTGGACGACTACAATGTGCAGGCACTGACGCCACAGA GCCACCACTCCACCGTGTTCAATACCATGTCCAACGTTCAGGTCGGCGGCAAGTTCAGCCGGAACGGTCGCAATCGAATCGAGCGGCCGTTCGCCGGCGTGATTGCCGGACTTTCGGTGAACAAGTTACGCATCTTGGACTTGGCCGTCGAACGCGACCCCCATATCACCATCCGTGGAGATGTTCAATTG ACGCCGGCGAGTGGTTATCCGGGTGCGCTGGACGATCTGATCTTCTCGGGAGCCGGATCCGGATGTCGCGGCGACGACGAGGACGAGTGCACGCCGCCATTCGAATCGGGTAGCGGGGATGATCTCATAACACCGGTCTACGTGCCGCCCACCAAGCAGACAACCACGTCCCAGCAGGGGAATAGCTTGAGTACCGGcgggagcagcagcggcggtgTCATCACCAATGGCACGGAGCGTGCCTGCGACGACGAGGATTGCGTCCATGGATCCGGGGATTACGGCGAGACCACGGAACAGTTCACCTCGACGAGCACCGCCCGCGGTTCAG AGTCCAACAACGAGATGGTGACCATTACCACCACGGGACGCAGCGATGTGACCACGGAGCAGCACCAaggcagcagtagcagcagtagcagcggCAGCACTCCGTCCTACGCAACCACGCAgtcgagcagcagcagcagcagcggcggatCGGCAGCCAGCACGCCGGGTCAGGTGAGCACGACCAGCAGCGTGGCCACATCGTCCACGCAACGGGCGActagcagcagcaccagcacgAGCAGCAGTACAACTTCGACGACCACGACAACGACCACCACTCAAGCCACACCGCCACCGGAGATCCGGAGTACGGTCACCGAGCGGGAAACCACGCCCTATGATATTTATATAGCTGGTGGCGGCATGGGTGGGTCCGGGCGAAATGATCACGATCGCATGCAGCTGCCGGACGagcaccacccactgccacCGTTGCCGCCACCCATTCCGCCGCAAGATCCACCTCCGTACGGACCTTATGGCGGCAACACGTACAACACCAACATGAACAACTACCGTCCAAAGGGTAAGGGCGGCAGAATTAACTCGATCGAGGAGGAGCGTACCGCCATGATAATCGGCATAGTGGCGGGCATACTGATCGCAGTGGTGCTGGTCATCCTGCTGGTCCTGTGGCTCAAGTCGAATGGCGATCGTGGCTACAAGACGGAGAGCGAGAAGGCGGCCGCCTACGGTTCCCACAATCCGAATGCTGCACTCCTGGGAAATACTAGCACCAATGGATCGTACcaccagcagcggcagcacCATATGCATGGTggcggaggcggtggaggtgcagggcaacagcagcatcatgCCCAACAGCAGATGCACAATGGGCACAATGGTAATGGAAATggaggaggcggcggcggtggcggcatGATGTCCAGCGGAAGTGGGTCACTTGGCTATGGCAGCGATGGGCGACCCCAGATGGCGGGCCTGGTGCAGCCGAAGGCCAAGAAACGCGACTCCAAGGACGTCAAGGAGTGGTATGTGTAA